From Camelina sativa cultivar DH55 chromosome 20, Cs, whole genome shotgun sequence, the proteins below share one genomic window:
- the LOC104768427 gene encoding uncharacterized protein LOC104768427, translated as MGDQNSSQASYIHLVHHLIEECILFNMGKEECMDALFKHANIKPIITSTVWKELEKENKEFFEAYERRRVEIPTEKETARIIQDLLSRTTI; from the exons atGGGTGATCAGAATAGCTCTCAAGCATCTTACATCCATTTG GTGCATCATTTGATAGAAGAATGTATATTGTTCAACATGGGCAAAGAAGAGTGTATGGATGCTCTGTTCAAGCATGCTAATATCAAGCCTATCATCACTTCCACAG TGTGGAAGGAGCTAGAGAAGGAGAACAAAGAGTTCTTCGAGGCATACGAGAGAAGACGAGTAGAAATACCAACCGAGAAAGAGACAGCTCGAATAATCCAAGATTTACTTTCACGAACTACAATCTAA